The following DNA comes from Arcobacter cloacae.
TTATGAAAGTTTAGAAAACGTAAATTTGAATAAGTCAAATTATTTGCCAAAATTGGACGCTTCTTACTCTTATACTGATATAGATAGACCAAATATGACAGTTGAAGCACAAAGTGCAACAGCTTCAATAGCATTATCATATAACTTATTTAATGGATTTAAAGATTTAGCTTTAAAAGAGTCTTCACAGTATTTAGCAAAAGCCTCTTCATATAGTTTAAATGCAACAAAACAAGATATTGTTTTAAATACAAAAAGTGCATATTTAAACTATTTGGATAAACAAAATGCAAAAGAAACGTATGAAAGTGCATATAAATTGTTCAAGCAACAGTATGAAGATTCTAAAAATAGATATGAACAAGGAATAATTGCAAAAAATGATTTATTACAAGTTCAAGTAAATATGTCAAATGCAAAACAAAATGTTGTAAAAGCACAAGGTGATTTAAATGTTGCAAGATTTGAGTTATCAAATATTTTAGGTGGAATTGATTTAACAAATGAAACAATTGAAAAATTAGATGAAGAATCAATACAAATTTCAAATTATGATGAATCATTACTTGAGAATAGAAGTGAAATACAAGCTTTATTGTTTAATCTAAAATCTATAAAAGAGTTAGAAAAATCAGCAAAAGCAGGATTTTATCCAAAAGTAGATGCTTTGGTTTCTCACAATAAATATTATGATGGTTTTTCAACAAATAGTATCAAAACAGGTGAAGATAATCAAAATATTGCAAAAGTAAATGCTACTTGGAATTTGTTTAATGGTGGTTATGATGACTCAATGGTAACTATTTATAAAACTAAATATTTAAGTGCTAACTCTTTGTTGAATAAAACAAAATTAGAGATAAAACTACAATATGAAAATGCAAAATCAAATTTAGAAGTGGCATTACAAAACCTTGAAACTTCAAAATTAGCACTTCTACAAGCCCAAGAAAATTATGAAATTGTAAAAAATAGATTTGATGAGGGTATTTCAACAACTACTGATTTAACAGATGCAAACTATTTATTAACACAAGCAAAACAAGGTTTTAACAAAGCATATTTTGATAAATATTTAGCAATTTCAACTCTTGATAGAATTTTTGAAAAAGAGGTAAATTAATATGTCAGCTTGGAGTTATTTGATTTTAGCAGGAGTTTTAGAAATAGGTTTTGCTTCTACTATGAAATTAACTCAAGGGTTTACAAAACCAATACCAACTATAATATTTATAACTTGTATGGTTTTAAGTTTTTATTGCTTAACTAAAGCTATAAATACTATTCCAGTTGGAACAGCCTATGCTGTTTGGACGGGAATAGGTGCTGTTGGAACTATAATAATAGGAATATTTTTTTACAATGAACCAGCGGGATTTTTAAGACTATTTTTCTTATTTACATTGGTTGCTTCAATTGTTGGATTAAAACTTGTATCAAACTAAAAAATAGTTACTCTTTAGGAGTTGGTTTAGAAGGAAGATTCTCAACTCCTTTAAAAGGGTCATGCCATTTGAGTTTTTGTGGCATTGGGGGTTCATTTGAATCCTCTTTTTTAAAAATGGTTATATTAAATGTTGGCGTGTCAGGTTTTTTTTCAAGATATTTAAAAGCTATTAATAAAATAATAGCACTAATAATGGTTTTTATAATTGTACTTTTTAAATCTTTCATGAGTTTATTTTGACATTATTTCTATTAGAGTAAACTATATTCACATAAAAAGCTTAGAATATTTATTTAATATGTAATTAAACTATTATAAAATACAATCCCATCCAAAATAAAGATAAATAGGGCTCTTCAAATTTGAATAATCTTTTCTTCAATAAAATCTTTAACATAAAAAATTTGACTTATGGTTGGTTTTTATTTTCTATTATTGTTATCGTTATTATTACTTTACTTCAAGGTTATTTTGAATATAAAAAATCTATTAAAGATGCAATAATAAAAACAAATAATTTGACAATTTTACTTACCAAAAAACTTGAAAATGATTTTGACCAAGCTAATAATATTTTAAAATTTGTTGAAAATATAATAAAAACTTTGCCAAAAGAGAATAAAATTTTCCAAGAAGCTAATTTTGAAGAAAAACAAAAATTAGTAGCTTCAAGATTTAATTTTTTAATAAATAATTTTAAAAATATTAGTGTTATAAATTATTTAGATGCCAATGGAAATATTATTTATTCATCTAATACTTTACAAGATAAAATAAATTTATCTGATAGAAAACATTTCTTAGAACTTAAAAATAATAAAGATTTGATGATTAGTTTTTCAGATGTTATAGTTTCAAGAACAACCAATAAAACCTCTTTAGCTCAACTTTTAGCTATAAGAGATGATAAAAAAGAGTTGATAGGAGCAATTAGTGTTTTAATTGACCTTGAAATAATAAATAATATTTTAGCTTCTATTGATACTGGTAAAAATGGTGTTGCTTTGTTAAGAAGAAGTGATGATAGAACATTAATTTCAAAATATCCAATCATAGATAAATCTGAAATAAATAAACAATTACCTCTAAATAATGATATTTCAGTAAGAATAAGAGCAGGTGAAAAATCAAGTAGTTTAGAATATATAGCCTCAACTGACGGTGAAAAAAGACTTGCAAGTTTTATTGTTATGGATAAATATCCTTTTTATGTACAAGTTGCCTTGTCTCAAGAAGAGTATTTAAAGCAATGGAAAAGAAATTTGATGATAGTTTTAATATTAATAATTTTATTTGTTTTAAGTGCTTTTCTACTTTTTTTAGTTGTAAGAAAAAGTTATAAAAGGGAACAATTATCAATAGATAAACAAAAAGAGTTAATGAATGAAGTTTTAAAAGAAAAAATTAAATATGAAACATTATTAAAACTATCTTCTGATGCTGTATTTGTTGTAGATATTGCCACTAGTAAGATTTTAGAATATAGCTATCAAACTCAAAAAAATCTAAGATATAGTAATAAAGAGATGATGAATTTAACTATAGTTGATATTGATAGAGATTTAAAAAGTGTTGAAGAGTTTAAAGAGATAATTTCAAATATAAATAGTGAAATAATTTCATTACAAAGAGTGCATCAAAGAAAAGATGGAACATTTTATAATGCTTCAATTACAGCAGCTAAAATTAGAATAAATGAAAAAGATTATATTTATTCTTCAACAAGAGATATTACTGAAAAAATTAAAATACAGAATAAACTAGAAGAGTCTTATAAAAATCTTGAAAAATTAATTGAAACGCAAAATAATATAGTTATTTTAACAAATGGAAAAGAGATTAAGTTTGCTAATCAAAAGTTTTTTAATTTTTTAGGCTTTAAGAATCTTACAGATTTTAAGGAAAAACACAAATGTATTTGTGAATTTTTTATTGAAAATGATAGATTTTTCCATCTAAAAAAGATAAATGAAGATGAAATTTGGTTAGATAAAATTTTAGAACTTGAAGAGTCAAAAAGAGTTGTTTGTATGAAAGGAAAAGATTCTTTAGAGTATCTATTTTCTGTTTGGGTTAATAATTTTGATGATGAAACGAAAATAGTTAGTTTTACTGATATTTCACAAACTATTTTGGAAAATATCTATTTAGAAGAGAAAATTTTACATGATAAATTGACAAATGCTTATAATAGAGAATTTTTTGAAAATAACTATAAAAGATTTATAGATAACTGTAAAATAAATAATACAAAACTAGCTTTGGCTATTTTAGATATTGATTATTTTAAAGATGTAAATGATAGATTTGGTCATGATGTTGGGGATCTATTTTTAATTGAATTTGTTCAAGTAATTCAAAAATATTCAAGAAAAAATGATATTCTTATTCGTTGGGGTGGAGAAGAGTTTATCTTGATTTTGGAGTTTGATTCTTCAAAAGATTTAGAAAAGATTTTAGAAAATTTAAGAAATTCTATAGAGTTTCATAATTTTCAAAAAGTTGGCAACAAAACTTGCTCTATAGGAGCTACTATATACAAAGATGATGAAGATATTTTAAAAACTATAAAAAGAGCAGATGAATCACTATATGATGCGAAGAATAGCGGGAGAAATAAAGTTATTATTACTTACTAAATTTATAAAATAGATTTGGTTCACTAACTATATAAATATTATTTTCTTTATCAATAGTTATACCTTCTGGTTGAGGGATGTCGTTTTCTAGATACATCTTCCCTTTTGTTAGATATTGATAACTAAGTAATTTTCCTTTTTGATTTACTTCTAAAATCATTTTTGATTCATCACTTAAAATAATAAAATTATTTGTTTTTTCATTGAAGGTGAAGCTTGAAATATCACTGACATATTGCTTGATATTTTCGAAAATTTCACTTTTTTGGAAAATTGGATTATTGGTTTCCCAATTTGATATTTCGATTATTTTCATAGGAAATTTTTCATTGGCAATTAAAATTGTATTTTTAAAAGAGTTATAAGTAACTCCTTCAAAACCAAAATTCTCAAAATTTTGAATTTCAAGTTTTATAGCTTTTGAGTCTTCGTAATTTATATGATTTGTTGATGAATCAATTTTAATTATTATAACACTCTCTTTTTTTTCATCGACTAAAGCAAAAGTATCATTTTTTATATGGGTAATTCCTTCTGTATCTTTAAACCCTGATAATTTAATTTGTCTTATAATGTCGCCATTTTTATTTAGTTCATAAATATTTCTTGGTCTGTTTGATATT
Coding sequences within:
- a CDS encoding sensor domain-containing diguanylate cyclase produces the protein MNNLFFNKIFNIKNLTYGWFLFSIIVIVIITLLQGYFEYKKSIKDAIIKTNNLTILLTKKLENDFDQANNILKFVENIIKTLPKENKIFQEANFEEKQKLVASRFNFLINNFKNISVINYLDANGNIIYSSNTLQDKINLSDRKHFLELKNNKDLMISFSDVIVSRTTNKTSLAQLLAIRDDKKELIGAISVLIDLEIINNILASIDTGKNGVALLRRSDDRTLISKYPIIDKSEINKQLPLNNDISVRIRAGEKSSSLEYIASTDGEKRLASFIVMDKYPFYVQVALSQEEYLKQWKRNLMIVLILIILFVLSAFLLFLVVRKSYKREQLSIDKQKELMNEVLKEKIKYETLLKLSSDAVFVVDIATSKILEYSYQTQKNLRYSNKEMMNLTIVDIDRDLKSVEEFKEIISNINSEIISLQRVHQRKDGTFYNASITAAKIRINEKDYIYSSTRDITEKIKIQNKLEESYKNLEKLIETQNNIVILTNGKEIKFANQKFFNFLGFKNLTDFKEKHKCICEFFIENDRFFHLKKINEDEIWLDKILELEESKRVVCMKGKDSLEYLFSVWVNNFDDETKIVSFTDISQTILENIYLEEKILHDKLTNAYNREFFENNYKRFIDNCKINNTKLALAILDIDYFKDVNDRFGHDVGDLFLIEFVQVIQKYSRKNDILIRWGGEEFILILEFDSSKDLEKILENLRNSIEFHNFQKVGNKTCSIGATIYKDDEDILKTIKRADESLYDAKNSGRNKVIITY
- a CDS encoding SdiA-regulated domain-containing protein, yielding MKKKIFLLILIFTLIFLFNNFYNHVNLYISQIVNFDKKDINIQSYKVQIEAKEFSNIEKNLSGLTYNFLTNTFFAISNRPRNIYELNKNGDIIRQIKLSGFKDTEGITHIKNDTFALVDEKKESVIIIKIDSSTNHINYEDSKAIKLEIQNFENFGFEGVTYNSFKNTILIANEKFPMKIIEISNWETNNPIFQKSEIFENIKQYVSDISSFTFNEKTNNFIILSDESKMILEVNQKGKLLSYQYLTKGKMYLENDIPQPEGITIDKENNIYIVSEPNLFYKFSK
- a CDS encoding DMT family transporter → MSAWSYLILAGVLEIGFASTMKLTQGFTKPIPTIIFITCMVLSFYCLTKAINTIPVGTAYAVWTGIGAVGTIIIGIFFYNEPAGFLRLFFLFTLVASIVGLKLVSN
- a CDS encoding TolC family protein, yielding MKKIKLITLSLTAFLAVNLNALTLDEAVQTALKNNFDIQSKSYDYYESLENVNLNKSNYLPKLDASYSYTDIDRPNMTVEAQSATASIALSYNLFNGFKDLALKESSQYLAKASSYSLNATKQDIVLNTKSAYLNYLDKQNAKETYESAYKLFKQQYEDSKNRYEQGIIAKNDLLQVQVNMSNAKQNVVKAQGDLNVARFELSNILGGIDLTNETIEKLDEESIQISNYDESLLENRSEIQALLFNLKSIKELEKSAKAGFYPKVDALVSHNKYYDGFSTNSIKTGEDNQNIAKVNATWNLFNGGYDDSMVTIYKTKYLSANSLLNKTKLEIKLQYENAKSNLEVALQNLETSKLALLQAQENYEIVKNRFDEGISTTTDLTDANYLLTQAKQGFNKAYFDKYLAISTLDRIFEKEVN